In Streptomyces sp. NBC_01381, a genomic segment contains:
- a CDS encoding Rv3235 family protein, translated as MHKVMTRPRSRPAVTRPPGRKDPRRPTAQTRPPRTAPQPPPHPTELFTERLLLVLSGQKPVHWAARHIANTAFDDLARLAEHTPLNVDGRRPTIHRIGHYEPCPGVYEVFARIGAGPALRALAFRLHLGADQRWRCTAVEVGAPKSRTAR; from the coding sequence ATGCACAAGGTGATGACCAGGCCCCGCTCACGACCGGCGGTCACCCGCCCGCCGGGCCGCAAGGACCCACGCCGCCCCACCGCGCAGACCCGCCCGCCCAGGACGGCCCCGCAGCCCCCACCGCACCCCACGGAGCTCTTCACCGAACGCCTGCTCCTGGTGCTCAGCGGCCAGAAGCCGGTGCACTGGGCGGCCCGCCACATCGCGAACACGGCCTTCGACGACCTGGCCAGGCTGGCCGAGCACACGCCCCTGAACGTGGACGGCCGCCGCCCCACGATCCACCGGATCGGCCACTACGAGCCCTGCCCCGGCGTGTACGAGGTCTTCGCCCGCATCGGCGCGGGCCCCGCGCTCCGGGCCCTGGCGTTCCGCCTGCACCTGGGCGCGGACCAGAGGTGGCGCTGCACGGCGGTGGAAGTGGGCGCCCCCAAGAGCCGTACCGCCAGGTGA
- a CDS encoding HAD family hydrolase yields MGKLQRGAHIVWDWNGTLLHDIHAVIEATNASFAEIGLESITLERYRELYCVPVPKFYERLMGRLPTDAEWQVMDAVFHKHYWARAEGCGLADGAAELLAGRRAAGRTQSLLSLAPHEHLVPIVRRHGIEEHFVRIDGRMDASHAGKAERMVRHLDALGGVAAVERTVVIGDAVDDALAAAHVGARAVLYTGGSHSRGSLAEAGVPVVDSLAEAVEVAERLAA; encoded by the coding sequence ATGGGGAAGCTGCAGCGCGGGGCGCACATCGTGTGGGACTGGAACGGGACGCTCCTGCATGACATTCATGCCGTGATCGAGGCGACGAACGCCTCCTTCGCGGAGATCGGGCTTGAGTCGATCACGCTTGAGCGGTATCGCGAGCTGTACTGCGTGCCTGTGCCCAAGTTCTACGAGCGGCTGATGGGGCGGCTGCCCACGGACGCCGAGTGGCAGGTGATGGACGCCGTCTTCCACAAGCACTACTGGGCGCGGGCCGAGGGGTGCGGGCTCGCGGACGGGGCCGCCGAGCTGCTCGCGGGGCGGCGGGCCGCGGGACGTACACAGTCGTTGCTGTCGCTCGCGCCGCACGAGCACCTGGTGCCGATCGTGCGGCGGCACGGCATCGAGGAGCACTTCGTGCGGATCGACGGGCGGATGGACGCCTCGCACGCCGGTAAGGCCGAGCGGATGGTGCGGCATCTTGATGCTCTTGGGGGAGTGGCTGCCGTCGAGCGGACCGTGGTGATCGGTGACGCCGTCGATGACGCGTTGGCCGCGGCGCATGTGGGGGCGCGGGCCGTGCTCTACACCGGGGGATCGCACAGCAGGGGCAGCCTGGCGGAGGCCGGGGTTCCGGTGGTCGACAGCCTGGCCGAGGCCGTGGAGGTCGCGGAGCGGTTGGCCGCGTAG